The DNA sequence CGCCGGCGTGGCCCATGCGGCGGCCGGGGGGCGCGGTTTGGCCGGCGATGAAGCCCACGACGGGCTTCTTGTTGCCGGTTTCTTTGATCCAGCGGGCGGCTTCGGCTTCCATGCCGCCGCCGATTTCGCCAATCATCACAATGCCTTCGGTGTCGGGGTCGTTCATCAGCATTTCCACCGCTTGCTTGGTGGTGGTGCCGATGATGGGGTCGCCGCCGATGCCGATGGCGGTGGTCTGGCCCAGGCCGGCCTTGGTAAGCTGGTCAACGGCTTCGTAGGTCAGCGTGCCTGACTTGCTGACGATGCCCACGCGGCCTTTCTGGAAGATGAAGCCGGGCATGATGCCCACTTTGCACTCGCCGGCGGTCATCACGCCGGGGCAGTTCGGCCCGATCATCGTGATTTCGGGGCGGTCCTTCAGGTAGTGCTTCACGGCAATCATGTCCTTGGTCGGGATGCCCTCGGTGATGGTCACGATGACCTTGATGCCGGCCTGGGCGGCTTCTAGGATGGCGTCGGCGGCGAAGGCTGGGGGCACGAAGATAATGCTGGTGTCGGCCTGGGTGGCGGCTACGGCGTCGGCCACGGTGTTGAACACCGGCAGGTCGAGGTGCTGGGTGCCGCCCTTGCCCGGCGTCACGCCGCCCACCACGTGGGTGCCGTAGTCAATCATTTGCCCGGCGTGGAACGAGCCCTCGGAGCCGGTGAAGCCCTGCACGATAACCTTGGAGTTTTTATTGACCAGAACGCTCATTCTTGGGGGGTTGGGGGATGAAAACGATGGGGGAGGGGTGGCCTGCGCCGCCGCAAAAGTAGGGCTAATTCGGTGGGTGGTGCTACATAAAAATAGGGGCCCTGGGGTCCGCTCGCCCGGCCCGGCGCCCCGGGGCCCTGCCCGAATGCCGTACCTTTACCGCTTCCTACCCAACGTTGGCTATGCATTACAACCACATCATCGAGGCCGTCGGCCACACCCCGCTCGTCCGGCTCAACAAAGTTACCGAAGGCATTAAAGGCACCGTGCTGGCCAAAGTCGAGTACTTCAACCCTGGCAACTCGGTGAAGGACCGCATGGCCATTCGCATGGTGGAGGACGCTGAAAAGGCCGGCCTGCTCAAGCCCGGCGGCACCATCATCGAGGGCACGAGTGGCAACACGGGCCTGGGCCTGGCGCTGGTCGCCATCGCCAAAGGCTACAAAACCATCTTCGTGATGAGCGACAAGCAGAGCAAAGAGAAGCAGGACATCCTGCGCGCCGTGGGAGCCCAAGTGGTTGTCTGTCCTGTCGACGTAGCTCCCGACGACCCGCGCTCCTACTATTCAGTTGCCCGCCGCCTCAACCAGGAAACGCCCAACTCCTTCTACCCCAACCAGTACGACAACCTCTCGAACACCGCCGCCCACTACGAGCACACGGGCCCCGAAATCTGGGCCGGCACCGAGGGCCAGATTACCCACTGGGCGGCTGGCGTGGGCACGGGCGGCACCATCTGCGGCGTGAGTAAGTACCTCAAGGAGCAGAACCCCGGCGTGTTCACGCTCGGCATCGATACTTATGGCTCGGTGTTCAAGAAGTACAAGGAAACCGGCATTTTCGACCCCAACGAAATCTATCCTTATAAAACGGAGGGCATCGGCGAAGATATTTTGCCGAAAAACGTGAATTTCGACGTGATTGACCAGTTCATCAAAGTCACCGACAAGGACGCCGCCCTGATGACGCGCCGCCTGGCCAAGGAAGAAGGCCTGTTTGTGGGCTGGAGCTGCGGCTCGGCCGTATCCGGGGCCCTGGCCTACGCCCGCGAGCACTTAAAGGAAACCGATATGATGGTGGTGGTACTGCCCGACCACGGCACCCGCTACCTGGGCAAAATCTACAACGACGACTGGATGCAGGCCCAGGGCTGGCTGTAGGGCCCTCTACGCTAATATTATTTATCGTTTCGTCCTACTGTTGGGGTTGCGGGTGTTGCGGCCGCCGCGTAATTTCGTGCGTTCTTGTTCAATAATAACGATCAGGCTATGTCCAGCCCTCTAAACCACATCGTACTAGTGGACGATAACGAAACCACCAGTTTCCTGAACAACCGCCTGCTGGGGCGGCTGGCCGTGGCCGAGCAGGTGACGACTTACACCCGCGCCGACGAGGCCTTTGCCAAGCTGTGGGCCGACGGGGCCCCGGCACCCGACTTGGTATTTGTGGACTTGAAAATGCCCGGCGTGTCGGGCTTCGAGTTCCTGAAAATGTACAGCAAGCTGCCCGAGCCCGTGCAGAACAAAACGGTGCTGGCCGTGCTCACCACCTCCATGCACCAGGCCGATACCGCCCGCGTGGCCGAGTACCCCAACGTGGAATACCTCACCAAACCCCTGACCGGGGAGAAGATGCAAAAGCTACTGGACAAACGTTTCCAGCAAGCCTAACCGAGATTTGCCCGAAAAGTAAAAAGCCGCCGGATACATCATCCGGCGGCTTTTTTGCGCCCGAATCACTCAGGCTACGGCGTCGACGAACCGGAACGCTTCGCCGTCGAACAAGCCCTTGTCGCTCAGCTTCAGGCTGGGAATGACGAGCAGGGCCATGAAGGAAAGCGTCATGAACGGGGCCCCCAGCGGCGAGCCCAGCCGCTTGGCGAAGGCGTCGAGGGCGGCGTAGGCGGCCGCTACATCAGCTCCCGGCTGGTCCGACATGAGGCCGGCCACAGGCAGCGGCAGCAGCAGCTCTTCGCCGCCGGGGCCCACCGCCGCCAGCCCGCCCCGGGCCCCAATGACGAGGTTGACGGCCCGTGCCAAGCTGGCGTCGTCGCAGCCCACGGCCGTGATGTTGTGCGAGTCGTGGCCCACGCTGCTGGCCAGGGCCCCGCCCGCCAGCCCGAAGCCTTTGATGAAGGCCATGGCTGGCGGCACGTGCGCCTGGTAGCGGTTCACCACGGCCAGCTTGAGCACGTCACGCGCCGGGTCGGCCACAATTTCGCCGTTTTCTATCAGCGCCGGCAAGTCGAGCCGGGCCGTGACGAGCTGCCCATCGAAGCACTCGATAACGCGCAGCGTGGGGGCCCTGGCGGCCGGCGCGGGCACCCGAAAATCAGCCGCCTGCACAGGCTGGGCGTGGAAGTTATTGGCTGCCGCAATGGGCGCTGCGGGCAGTAGGGACTGGCCATTTTCGGCCACCAGTTGGCCGTCGAGGTATGTCTTTTGCACCCGGAAATCGGTCAAGTTGTCGACCACGATGAAGTCGGCCGGGTCGCCCACGCGCAGCAGGCCCACGGGTAATTTGTAATGTTGCACGGGGTTCACGCAGGCCACTTGCAGCACGTCGAACACGTTGTTGCCCAGGGCTAAGGCCCGGCGTACTAGCTGGTCGATGTGGCCGAGCACGAGCGTGTCGGGGTGCTTGTCGTCGGAGCAGAACATGAGGTGCGGGAAGTGCTCGGGCAGCAACTCGATGAGGGCGTCGAAGTTGCGGGCCGCTGAGCCCTCGCGGATCAGGATTTTCATGCCCACAGCCAGCTTGTCGCGGGCCTCGGCGGCGGTGAAGCACTCGTGGTCGGTGGCGATGCCGGCGCTGGCGTACTGGGCGGCGTCAGGGCCGCGCAGGCCGGGTGCATGGCCATCCACGGGCCGGCCGGCTGTCTGGGCCAGGGTAATTTTCTCCATCACGCCGGGGTCGCGGTTGAGTACGCCGGGCCAGTTCATCATCTCGGCTAAGTAACCGATTTTCGGGTTCTCGAACAGCCGGGCAATGTCGGCCGCCGTGATTTCGGCCCCTGCCGTTTCGAACGGCGTGGCCGGTACGCAGCTGGGGGCCCCAAAGCAAAACTTGAACGGCGACGCGGCTGCGTTGTCCAGCATGTACTGCACGCCGGCCACCCCCAGCACGTTGCCGATTTCGTGGGGATCGGACACGGTGGCGACGGTGCCGTGGGCCACCGCCAGGCGCGCAAACTCGCTGGGTACCAGCAGGGAGCTTTCCACGTGCACGTGCGCATCCACGAAGCCGGGCAGGGCGTAGGGCAGGGCCGCGTCGGGGCCCGGGGCCCCGGTGGGCACCACGGCGGCAATGCGCCCGCCGGCCACCTGAATGGTGGCGGGGCGCACGGTGCGGGCAAACACGTCGACGACGTTGGCGAGCAAAGAAAAATCAGCGGACATGGGCGGAACGGACGGGCCGGGCAATGGGGTTCGGACTGGCAAAGAACCTTATATTTGGCTAAACAAGCCGTTATTCTAACTCCGTATTCCTGTGAAAAAGATTATTGTCTTTGCGCTGCTGGCCCCGCTGCTGCTGGCCAGCGGCGGCTGCGCCCGCCAAAGCTCCATGCAGAAGAAAACCAGCTGGTATAAGCACCACAAATCGGGCAAGCACGTGCCCTGCCCTTGCGAGGGACATTAATTTTCCATTATACACTGCTTCTGCGTGAATAAACTTTACTGCTCATTCGCGCTGGTTGGCGGCGCGGCCCTGCTGGGGGCCCCAGCGGCCCAGGCGCAACTAGCGGGGGCCATCACCGGGTTGATTATTGGCGGCGTTTCCAAGAGCCAGAACCAGTTCCGGGGCCCCGGCGAGTTTTATCGCAAAGGCACGTTTCAGTTGGCTAACGGTACGTGGCAACCGGGACGGTTTTACTACGATTGGCAAAACCTGTACATCGCCGACCCCCAGAGCAAGAGCAAAAAAGCCCCGCCCCAGCGCTGCGCCGTGGATAGCCTGCGTGGATTCGCTTTCGGTACCGATACTTTCTGCATCGTGCACCGCTTCACGGTGCCCAAAACTGGTGAGTGCGTCCGCAGCAGCTTTGCGCGGCGGCTATACCGGGCCGGGGCCATTCAGGTGGTGGCATACACTGACTACCTCACGGGCCTGCGTTCCGCCAGAACGTACAGCTTACTCTGCCGCCCCGATACCACTATTGTGCTGCCCACCAACCCCCAGGAGCTGCGGCGTGTGTTGGCTTTCGTAGTGGCCGACTCGCCCTCACTACTCGCGCAACTGCAACGCGTGCAGGGTATTCAACCCGAAGAACTCAAGCCGTTCATCGAAACGTACGGCCGCTGGAAAGCCGCTCCCGCCGCCGTTAAATAAAGCTGCGCTAGTCACCGAAAATATGCCCGACCAACCCGCCCCCAACCCCGTGCCCGCCCTCGAAGCGGCGGCCGAAGCCGTGCGCCAGCAGCTGGGCCTGGCCGGCTTCGACGCTGCGGGCGTGGCCCGGCTCGACCACTTCATCACGGCGCAGCGGGGTCAGGTGGCGGCCGGCCAGCGGGCGGGCGTGGTGCAGGCATTTGGCTGCTACCTGGGCGAGTGCCTGGTGCAAGTGCACGGCGGTGAATGGGCGGCCGGGCCCGACGGCAGCACTGGCGTGGGCCTGGCCGGCCGACTTTTTTTCAACCCCTTTTATTTAGTTAGTCAGCAGCTGGATAGGGGCGATGCAGCGTCAGTAGCCGCGTTTTTCGCGTCGGTGCCCGGGCGGCTGGGGGCCCCGGCAGCCGGGCGTAAGCGCTGGATTTCGTAACCTTGCGGGGCCAATGGCCAACCGCTTCGCATATGAAACAGCTCGTCATCGCCATTGATGGTTACTCCTCGTGCGGCAAAAGCACCACCGCCAAAGCGGTGGCCCACCTGCTGCACTACGCCTACGTCGACACCGGCGCCATGTACCGGGGCGTCACGCTCCACCTACTGGAGCACGGCATTGCTTTCGACGACCTGCCCGCCGTGGAGCAGGTACTCAAAGACCTCACCATCAGCTTCCGGCGCCACCCCCAGACGGGGCGCAACGAGCTATTTCTGGACGGTGCGAACCGCGAGGACGACATCCGCCAGATGCGGATTTCGAATTCCGTGAGCGAGGTATCGGTCATCCCGCAGGTGCGCCACGCCCTGGTGGCCCAGCAGCAGCGCATGGGCCGCAAGCGCGGCGTGGTGATGGATGGCCGCGACATTGGTACCACCGTGTTCCCTGATGCCGAGGTGAAGGTTTTTATGACCGCTGATATGGAGCTGCGCGCCCGTCGCCGCCAAATGGAGCTAGCCGACAAAGACGAGCACGTGCCCCTGGCCGACATCATCGACAACCTGCGCAAGCGCGACCACATCGACTCGACCCGCGCCGAAAGCCCCCTGCGCCGCGCCACCGACGCCGTGCTGCTCGACACGACTCACATCACCATCAGCGAGCAGGTCGATTTCGTGATTGACCAGGTATTCTCGGCCCTGTTTGCGGCCAGCCGGGGGTAGCGCGGCGGCTTTTGGCACGGTTGCGGCTAGGGCCGAGGCCTCGGCGTACTTTTGCCGCGGGCCAGAACCCTATCCAACTATACCGTGTTTTATAAGCGCTATGCAAGTCACGATTGATAAGAATTCCGGTTATTGTTTCGGCGTCGAGTTTGCCATTCAGATGGCCGAGGACGAATTGGCGCACGAGGAAACCTTGTACTGCCTCGGCGACATTGTGCACAACCGCATGGAGGTGGAGCGCCTGCACCAGCGCGGCCTGTGTATTATCGACCGTGAGCAACTGGCTGATCTGCACGACTGTAAGGTGCTCATCCGAGCCCACGGCGAGCCGCCCGAAACCTACGCGCTGGCTCTGCGCAACAACCTGGAGCTCATCGACGCCTCGTGCCCGGTGGTACTCAAGCTGCAAAACCGCGTCAAGCACGCCTTCGACCTGAGCCAGCGCCAGGACGGCCAGATTGTGATTTACGGCCAGCCTGGCCACGCCGAGGTGGCTGGGCTCACGGGCCAAACCGGCAACCGCGCCATCATCGTGATGACGGAGGCCGACCTCGACCAGATTGACTTCGCCCGGCCCGTCACGCTTTTCAGCCAAACCACCAAGAGCACGGCCGGTTTCTACAAAATGAAGGGCCTGATAGAGGCCCGCATCGCCGCCGCCGGTGGGGCCTTGGAAAGCTTCGACGCCAACGACAGCATTTGCCGGCAGGTGAGTAACCGCGAGCCGCAGCTGGCCAAATTCGCCACGCTCCACGACGTCATCATTTTCGTGAGCGGCCGCAAAAGCTCCAACGGCAAGGCCCTGTTTTCGGTAGTGCAGCAGTTCAACGCACGCAGCTACTTTGTCGAAAACGAGACTGAGCTGGAGGACGAGTGGTTTGCCGGTGCCCAATCGGTGGGCATCTGCGGCGCCACCAGCACCCCGCTCTGGCTGATGCAGCAAGTGCAGGCGCGCATCGAAGCCGTGGGCGAGCTGGTATAGGGCCCCGGGGCCCTAAATCTCAGCTAGCGCTTGCTCGTAAATCCGCCGGCTCTCATCGTCAAACACCACGAACGTGACCGTGGTCGGTACCGTGTGGGTCCCCAGCCACTGCCGCACCTCGCGTACGGCTACGGCCGCCGCCGCGGGTTTGGGATAGCCGTAAATGCCGGTGCTAATGCCCGGGAAAGCCAGGGTTTTCAGGTTATTCTCAGTGGCCAGGCGTAGGCTGTTGCGGTAGCAGCTGGCCAATAGTTCGGGCTCGCCCTTGTGGCCGCTGTTCCATTCAGGGCCCACTGTATGGATGACGTGCGCTGCTGGCAGCCGTCCCCCGCTAGTGATTACGGCTTCACCGGCAGGCAAGCCTTGCGGGTACCGCGTGGCCCGAATCTGTTGGCACTCTTCCAGAATTTTGGCCCCCCCGGCGCTGTGAATGGCGCCGTCGACCCCGCCACCGCCGAGCAGGCTGGAGTTGGCAGCGTTGACGATGGCCGCTACGGGCTGGCGGGTGATGTCGCCCTGCACGAGGCGAATGCGGGCGGTAAGGTCGGGAAGAGTAGGCACGGGCAGAAGGAGCAAGCTGGAAAGGAGCTAACGAAAATCCCGCCCAAAAAGCTGCCGGGCCCGCGCTTCGGTGGCGGTTTCGGGCGCTTGGTCCACCGAAGCCGACGCTTCGGCCACAAGCAATTGCAGGCCCCGGGGCCCCGGGATAGTTTTGAGCATCAAATTCATCCACCGCTTTACCCCCGCCGCCCATGGAACTCCAAGCCCGCGACCCCTACCTGTGGCAGAAAGCCAAGGCCCGTACCAAATTTCAATCGCACCTGCTCATCTACGGCCTTGTGAACGGCAGCTTGTGGCTGCTGTGGGCCCTCACGCCCCAGGGCAGCGAGCTGCTGCCCTGGCCCATCTGGACGACGGCTTTCTGGGGCTTCGGGCTCCTGACGCAGGGCCTGGCCGTCTACGCCGGCCACAGCCGCTCCAAGCGCACCCAGCGCGAGTACGACCGCCTACTGCGCGACCAGCAAGGCTCTTATTGAGTTGCTCGTTGCTGGTTTCTAAGGTATTATGCAGAAATCACCACCGCCGTAGCCTCACGGGACCCCTACGGGGCTCCGGCGACAACAACTAACCCTCGCGCAAAACGCCTTTCCGCTGCCGGAAGGGCGTTTTGCGTTCTACCTTCGCCGGCATGAAAACCCGCCCCGCCAAGCGCACCCTGGGCCGGCGCGAGCTGGTTGATTTCCCAGCCTTTGCCCTGCTCGGCGTGGAAGCCAAGGTGGACACCGGCGCCTATACCAGCGCTCTGCATTGCACCGGCGTGCACGAGGCCCCGGGCCCCGCCGGGGCCCCCGTGCTGCGCGGCCGCCTGCACGACCCCGACCACCCCGGCTCCGACGGCCGGGCCCTGGAATTTGCCGAGTTCACGCGGCGCGGCATCCGCTCGTCCAACGGTGAGGTGCAGGAGCGCTACGTCATCGAGGCCGTAGTGCGGCTTTATGGCAAGGATTTTTGGGTGGAATTTTCGCTCTCCGACCGCTCCGACATGAAGTACCCAGTATTGCTGGGTCGCAGCCTGTTGCGCCAGGGCCGCTTCGTAGTCGACGTGGCCCGGCGTAACCTTTCGCACAAAGCGGCCGTTCGAGCGGCTGCCCGCCGGGCGGCGACATAGCCCGGGTCCAACCGTAAATTTGGGGCGGGGCTGGCCAAGTCGGCGCACCGCTTGTTTAGGGCCCCGGGGCCCGCTTGTGGCCGCCGCTCCTCCCCGTTTTCTGCCCGCACCCTCACCCTCCGACCAATGAAACTGGCCATTCTATCGCGGGAACCCAAATCGTACTCGACCCAGCGCCTGGTGGCCGCCGCCATTGCCCGCGGCCACGACGCCGTGGTCGTCGACCATCTTCAGTGCAACCTGGTGCTGGAGAAAGGCCACCCCGGCATCATTTACCAGGGCGAGCCGCTAGCGCATTTCGACGCCATCGTGCCGCGCATTGGGGCCTCGGTCACGTTCTACGGCACAGCCGTGGTGCGGCAGTTCGAGATGATGAAGGTGCGCACCGCCGTGGATAGCCAGGCCATTGTACGCTCGCGCGATAAGCTGCGCTCGATGCAGATTTTGAGCCGCGCCGGCCTGGGCATGCCCAAAACGGCGTTCACCAACTTCTCGCAGGACGTGCCCGCCATGATCGAGCAAGTGGGCGGGGCCCCCGTCATCATCAAGCTGCTCGAAGGTACCCAGGGCCTGGGCGTGGTGCTGGCCGAGAGCGTGAAAGCCGCCCAATCCGTTATTGAAGCCTTCCATAACCTCAAGGCGCGCATCATTGTGCAGGAGTTCATTGCCGAGAGCAAAGGCGCTGACCTGCGGGCCTTTGTAGTAGACGGCGAAGTGGTGGGGGCCATGAAGCGCCAGGGCAAGGAGGGCGAGTTCCGCTCGAACCTGCACCGCGGCGGCACCGGCATCCTGATGAAGCTGAGCCGCGCCGAAAAGGCCGCCGCCCTGTTGGCCGCCAAGGCCCTGGGCCTGGGTATTGCCGGCGTCGACATGCTGCAAAGCAAGCGGGGGCCCCTGGTGCTCGAAGTGAACTCTTCGCCCGGCCTGGAGGGCATCGAGAAGGCCACGCAGCTTGATATTGCCGGCCGCATCATCGACTACACGGCCGCGCTGGCGGCCAAAAAACGGAGCAAGGGCAAGGCTAAAAAGGCCACCGACGTCCATCCCGACGTCCCCGCCGCCTAGGGCCCCGGCGCTACCTTTGCCCGATGCCCCCGCTCGATCCCATCTACCTCAACGACCTCACCATCATGCCCGGCGAGCGGGTGCTGACGCGGCTGGTGATTTCGCGCCTGCCCTCGGGCACCCTCATCGACGTGCCGGTGCACGTGCTGCGCTCGGCCGTGCCGGGCCCCGTGCTGCTGCTGATGGGCGGCATGCACGGCGACGAGGTGAACGGCATCGAAACCATCCGGCGTATGCTGCGGCGCGACTTGCTGCGCCCCACCTGCGGCACCATCATCGCCATCCCCATTTTCAACATCTACGGGTTCCTGAATTTTAGCCGCGAAGTGCCCGACGGCAAGGACGTGAACCGCTCGTTTCCGGGCTCGCCGCGCGGCTCGCTGGCCAGCCGGGTGGCCCACCGCTTCATGCGCGAAATCATGCCCCTCATCGACTACGGCATTGATTTCCATACCGGCGGCGCGGCCCGGGCCAACCACCCGCAAGTGCGCTGCGAGCTGGAAGTTGATCCGGTAACCGACGCGCTGGCCGCCGCCTTCGGGGCCCCGTTCACGCTGCACGCGGCCCTGCGGCCGGGCTCGCTGCGCGAGGCAGCGCACCGCCTAAGCAAGCGCATTATCGTGTACGAAACCGGCGAGAGCCTGCGCATCGACGACGCTGGGGTGGAAGTGGCCGTGGCCGGCACTCTGCGCGTGCTGCACCACTTGGGCATGGGCGCCGCCGCGCCGCCGCCCGCGCAGGCCGGCGTGGTGTGCCGCCGCCACACCTGGCTGCGGGCGCGGTTTGCGGGCCTGTGGCGCTCGCTGGTGCAAAACGGCGACTTCGTGCAAAAAGGCCAGGTGTACGGCTCCGTGGCCGACCCCTACGGCGAGCGCACCGTGCGGCTCGAATCGCCGGTGAGCGGCTTCGTGGTGGGCCTCAACTACATGCCCATCGTGAACCAAGGCGATGCCCTGGTTCACATTGGCTTGCCGGCGTGAGGGGCCCCGGCCGTACTTTTGTGCATCGTTTCACTTTCTGTTTCAATGAAAAACCCGCTCCAACTGGCGTTTAACGCCGTGCTGCTCGTGGCCGTGGCTGTGCTGTACTTCCTGCACTTCCGCCAGCCCGCCGCCCCGGCCGTGGCCGTCGCGCCCGCCGCCGCCGAAACTGCCGCCGCCCCGGCCGACACCACCGCCCTGGCCGAGCAGCCCGTGACGCCGCCCACCGTGCCCGCCGCCGAAGCCGCCGCTAACGCCGATCAGATTGCCTACATCGAGTCGGCCAAGCTGCTCGACGGCTACCAGGGCATGAAGGACGCCCGCCGCTCGTTTGAGGTGAAGGCTAAGGGCTGGGAGCGCCAGAACCAGGTGCTGGTCACTAACTTCCGCACCGCTGTGGAGGCCTACCAGAAGCAGGCCCCCAGCCTCACGCCCGAGCAACGCGCCGCCGCCGAGCAGAAGCTACAAGCCCAGCAGCAGCAGTCGGGCGAGCAGCAGCAGAAGCTGCAAGCCCTGGCCCAGGAAGAAGAAGGCAAGCTCACGCAGCGCGTGCTGGGCAGCGTCAACAAAAAAGTGGAGGCCTATGGCAAAGCCCACGGCTACAAGCTCATCCTGGTGGCCTCTCCCAGCGGTACCATCGCCTACGGCCGCAAAGACCTCGACCTCACCACGCCCGTGCTCGCCTACCTCAACCAGACGTACAAGAAGTAACCCGGCTGGCTTCGGTCAGTAAAAGTGGCGCGCCCCAGGGTGCGCCACTTTTTTTGGGTCTGGCTCATAAAAAAAGTCTGTCAGGGGCCCATTAAACCCCGACCGATGGGGGGGTTCTAACCGGGTACTCTACCCTACGATTTTTCAACTATTTGCTATTCAGGTTTTTGAGGCCTTATAACAGCCTCTACGGCGTGTTTGCAGGGTTTTTTTGCTAAACGGGGCGGGCCGACCTTTGTG is a window from the Hymenobacter nivis genome containing:
- the sucD gene encoding succinate--CoA ligase subunit alpha is translated as MSVLVNKNSKVIVQGFTGSEGSFHAGQMIDYGTHVVGGVTPGKGGTQHLDLPVFNTVADAVAATQADTSIIFVPPAFAADAILEAAQAGIKVIVTITEGIPTKDMIAVKHYLKDRPEITMIGPNCPGVMTAGECKVGIMPGFIFQKGRVGIVSKSGTLTYEAVDQLTKAGLGQTTAIGIGGDPIIGTTTKQAVEMLMNDPDTEGIVMIGEIGGGMEAEAARWIKETGNKKPVVGFIAGQTAPPGRRMGHAGAIVGGADDTAAAKMAIMRECGIHVVDSPAEIGDTMLRVLGGK
- a CDS encoding response regulator — encoded protein: MSSPLNHIVLVDDNETTSFLNNRLLGRLAVAEQVTTYTRADEAFAKLWADGAPAPDLVFVDLKMPGVSGFEFLKMYSKLPEPVQNKTVLAVLTTSMHQADTARVAEYPNVEYLTKPLTGEKMQKLLDKRFQQA
- the ade gene encoding adenine deaminase, giving the protein MSADFSLLANVVDVFARTVRPATIQVAGGRIAAVVPTGAPGPDAALPYALPGFVDAHVHVESSLLVPSEFARLAVAHGTVATVSDPHEIGNVLGVAGVQYMLDNAAASPFKFCFGAPSCVPATPFETAGAEITAADIARLFENPKIGYLAEMMNWPGVLNRDPGVMEKITLAQTAGRPVDGHAPGLRGPDAAQYASAGIATDHECFTAAEARDKLAVGMKILIREGSAARNFDALIELLPEHFPHLMFCSDDKHPDTLVLGHIDQLVRRALALGNNVFDVLQVACVNPVQHYKLPVGLLRVGDPADFIVVDNLTDFRVQKTYLDGQLVAENGQSLLPAAPIAAANNFHAQPVQAADFRVPAPAARAPTLRVIECFDGQLVTARLDLPALIENGEIVADPARDVLKLAVVNRYQAHVPPAMAFIKGFGLAGGALASSVGHDSHNITAVGCDDASLARAVNLVIGARGGLAAVGPGGEELLLPLPVAGLMSDQPGADVAAAYAALDAFAKRLGSPLGAPFMTLSFMALLVIPSLKLSDKGLFDGEAFRFVDAVA
- the cmk gene encoding (d)CMP kinase, whose product is MKQLVIAIDGYSSCGKSTTAKAVAHLLHYAYVDTGAMYRGVTLHLLEHGIAFDDLPAVEQVLKDLTISFRRHPQTGRNELFLDGANREDDIRQMRISNSVSEVSVIPQVRHALVAQQQRMGRKRGVVMDGRDIGTTVFPDAEVKVFMTADMELRARRRQMELADKDEHVPLADIIDNLRKRDHIDSTRAESPLRRATDAVLLDTTHITISEQVDFVIDQVFSALFAASRG
- a CDS encoding 4-hydroxy-3-methylbut-2-enyl diphosphate reductase produces the protein MQVTIDKNSGYCFGVEFAIQMAEDELAHEETLYCLGDIVHNRMEVERLHQRGLCIIDREQLADLHDCKVLIRAHGEPPETYALALRNNLELIDASCPVVLKLQNRVKHAFDLSQRQDGQIVIYGQPGHAEVAGLTGQTGNRAIIVMTEADLDQIDFARPVTLFSQTTKSTAGFYKMKGLIEARIAAAGGALESFDANDSICRQVSNREPQLAKFATLHDVIIFVSGRKSSNGKALFSVVQQFNARSYFVENETELEDEWFAGAQSVGICGATSTPLWLMQQVQARIEAVGELV
- a CDS encoding O-acetyl-ADP-ribose deacetylase, which produces MPTLPDLTARIRLVQGDITRQPVAAIVNAANSSLLGGGGVDGAIHSAGGAKILEECQQIRATRYPQGLPAGEAVITSGGRLPAAHVIHTVGPEWNSGHKGEPELLASCYRNSLRLATENNLKTLAFPGISTGIYGYPKPAAAAVAVREVRQWLGTHTVPTTVTFVVFDDESRRIYEQALAEI
- a CDS encoding 2TM domain-containing protein is translated as MELQARDPYLWQKAKARTKFQSHLLIYGLVNGSLWLLWALTPQGSELLPWPIWTTAFWGFGLLTQGLAVYAGHSRSKRTQREYDRLLRDQQGSY
- a CDS encoding ATP-dependent zinc protease family protein, translated to MKTRPAKRTLGRRELVDFPAFALLGVEAKVDTGAYTSALHCTGVHEAPGPAGAPVLRGRLHDPDHPGSDGRALEFAEFTRRGIRSSNGEVQERYVIEAVVRLYGKDFWVEFSLSDRSDMKYPVLLGRSLLRQGRFVVDVARRNLSHKAAVRAAARRAAT
- the rimK gene encoding 30S ribosomal protein S6--L-glutamate ligase, with product MKLAILSREPKSYSTQRLVAAAIARGHDAVVVDHLQCNLVLEKGHPGIIYQGEPLAHFDAIVPRIGASVTFYGTAVVRQFEMMKVRTAVDSQAIVRSRDKLRSMQILSRAGLGMPKTAFTNFSQDVPAMIEQVGGAPVIIKLLEGTQGLGVVLAESVKAAQSVIEAFHNLKARIIVQEFIAESKGADLRAFVVDGEVVGAMKRQGKEGEFRSNLHRGGTGILMKLSRAEKAAALLAAKALGLGIAGVDMLQSKRGPLVLEVNSSPGLEGIEKATQLDIAGRIIDYTAALAAKKRSKGKAKKATDVHPDVPAA
- a CDS encoding succinylglutamate desuccinylase/aspartoacylase family protein yields the protein MPPLDPIYLNDLTIMPGERVLTRLVISRLPSGTLIDVPVHVLRSAVPGPVLLLMGGMHGDEVNGIETIRRMLRRDLLRPTCGTIIAIPIFNIYGFLNFSREVPDGKDVNRSFPGSPRGSLASRVAHRFMREIMPLIDYGIDFHTGGAARANHPQVRCELEVDPVTDALAAAFGAPFTLHAALRPGSLREAAHRLSKRIIVYETGESLRIDDAGVEVAVAGTLRVLHHLGMGAAAPPPAQAGVVCRRHTWLRARFAGLWRSLVQNGDFVQKGQVYGSVADPYGERTVRLESPVSGFVVGLNYMPIVNQGDALVHIGLPA
- a CDS encoding OmpH family outer membrane protein is translated as MKNPLQLAFNAVLLVAVAVLYFLHFRQPAAPAVAVAPAAAETAAAPADTTALAEQPVTPPTVPAAEAAANADQIAYIESAKLLDGYQGMKDARRSFEVKAKGWERQNQVLVTNFRTAVEAYQKQAPSLTPEQRAAAEQKLQAQQQQSGEQQQKLQALAQEEEGKLTQRVLGSVNKKVEAYGKAHGYKLILVASPSGTIAYGRKDLDLTTPVLAYLNQTYKK